The genome window GCCAGAAACCCACGCCTCGGCCACCGAATAACGCTGCGCCGAATGCAGGGACAGAACCGACTCACCTCGCGCGAGCGCACCGCGATCGATGCTCAACCGCCGGCGTCCGAGGGCTCCGGTCTTCGGCTCTTCCGGAGGTAACGGGGCTTGCTCCGACAGGAAGTCCCGCCCCATTAAAACCTGCGAGCCTGGACCAGACGTCTGGAAACCCCGCCTTCCTCCGCGTCGTCGCTCAGCCCGGAGCTGAGAGCCTTTCTAAGGGCCGGGTCGGTTGAAGTTACAGTGTTCTGGCATTCTCCTGCataccctttcttctctaagaatCCCCTGTTTACACATCTCCACTTTTGTctttattagtttatattttcccatttccctttctcccATTCTGCTCTTCGGTCACAGATAAATTGGAGTTGTGACTGTCATTGGGCACTCTCATTTGTTAAACCTGAAAGCCTAaaggagatttttatttttatttttttgacaattGACTGTCAGCACCAACTCTCTTCTCCATAATTCATTTAGATACAGGTTGTTTGTTGTGGACTTGACTGCTGCGGGCAGCTGCTCTCCCCACCTGCCGTCCTCAGTACAAAGGATGAAAGCCCGGAGCTTTGTAAATACTATACAAGCACTCTGTCGTTGAGCCACTTTCTGAGCCATCGATTTTTAGCAGTGTCCCATTTTGTAGCATAGGTTGGCTTCTGAAGTCCCTGCCTTCACTTTCGGATTACAGGCACCTTGCCACCACACCAGACAAGCACTTGTGCTCTTGCATGCTTAAATATAAGTGTTAGAACAGTTTCATGAAGATTCCCTTCACtatacagatgaggaaaccgaaGCTTGGAGAAGTTAGGGGATTTGTCCCAAATTCACACAAGAGCATAGCATCCTGACCCCAAATTCCACAGAGAATATTCATGGCTCAACCAGGTTGCTCTGGATGACCAACAAAGGCTAGTTTATGGTTCTTAAAATGTTTCCTCACGTGGAACAGTACCATGGTAGGTATGTTACTTTTAAGTGGAACTCTATCCAGATGACCTACCCACAAGAGGGCCACAATGCCTTTGCATTATTACTTGTGAAGTGATTGGTTCTCAGGAACCAAGACCAGAAATTATCAACGACATATAACATATCTCAGAGATGAGTGGCAGGGATGGCGAATCTGATTTATAAACCCACAAAGAGCGGAAATGAGTCTACTCTTCTGAAGCCGCTGCCTTAAGACACTGATGTGGGCGTCTATCACATACTCATGGCTGTTTGGTTTTCCACAAAAGGCCTTCGAGAACTTGGTTTTGGGGTCCTCTATTATCAGTTATTTGAAAGTAAAAGTGTTATCAAATGCAAGCTGTATGAGTGACATTGCAAAGCAGGGCAGATGAGGGAACAGGTATCAGATGTCTTTACGTTACATGATCGCTAGCTTCCTCCATGAGATGAGCAGGACTCCAGGGGGCTCATTGCAGCCTCTGCTGCTTCTTCCatgctatagtcaggtaactcaGCACAGCCCATTCTCCTGCCAAGTGCCTGCTGAAAGCCATGTGCACAAAGGACTCTGATGTTCTGATTCTGTTATAGCAGCACTGACTGCAGGCTGGTGTCACACATTACAAAACCCTGATGCTGAGTATGTGGAGGTGGTTCTGACGTCTGTAGAGACCCCCATACATGACAAGAAGAAATCTCTAAGCACACTCAAGCATGCACActcacgaacacacacacacacacacacacacacacacacactggggtggAAGGGGCTCTGTTCCACACTCACTTAAGCAAATGCTAAAACCTATGTGGTCTCCCAAAGCTCACTGGAGAGTTACTGACTGATATTAAAATGGTGGAGTCTCCATAAACCAGGTGAGCTACTCAGGAGTAGAGTCTATCTCCATGTTATTCGATATGATTTCATGATTGGTGGAACATGGGTAGGAGGTGCAAACACTGCTCAAAACAGCTAACATCTCTGTAGTGTTAACCACTTCCAGATCATTAGAATACATATTATCATCATAGAATTGTTATCGATGCGTAGTGGAGTGGACTTATCACTCCTCAGAGCTACACacttaaaactaaaaacaaaatttaaaacctgACCCATCAATACTTTCTGcgtttgtttattgtttgattAACTGAGGtaggctctcctggaactcactcactagACTAAGCTAGGTTCAAACTCATGGCATTCCCACTGCCTGGCGTTCCTCTTGCTCTTAAGAGCAAAGTATTTGGATAACTTGATCCCTATttgatttaataaatttaataagtcTACCCCACAAAGCACATGTCAGGTTACTCTGTATCTTCAGCCTCTATGGACCTCTGTGCTCTACAGATTTGAAAGCTGGCCTGACACATTCTCAGTGCCATAAAGCACAGCTAGAAAGGGAGCTGCCTGTCCTTTGATTGGCAAATGGTGTTCATTTAGAGGCCCCTCAATAGGTTGGCACTATGTAAATGCACTAATAGTTTGAGCCTCTGAACGGGCATTTCTGTTGAAAAGTCAAATGCTCCAGGGAGGTAACCACTGCTTTTCTGATCAGGACAGACATCCACCAGCACACCAGCAGGTCTTCTATAAATCATGGTTTTGTACACTGGACTAAGTGACATAAGAAAGAACAGACTTGGTTATATCAGCCCAAAACACTGTAGGCAAGAACACGGACGGGAAAATGTTAAACCATTTGGATTAGGCTAGGTTAGGGCAATGTAtaacacacacgcaaacacatacatgtgcacatatataacatGTTATACACATCTGTAtgttacacacaaacatataaaacatacacatacaagtactAGAGAAATAATCTCCTCACCTCTCATGTCAAGCTTTTAACCAGCTTGAAGGTGACTATAGCGCACGTGCTGTACATTTTAAACTAGAGGAGTTTTTTCATATTCTGTGCTAAGGGATGACCTTCTCTTAGCCTTATAGACCAGAAGGAGCAGTAACATTTCACAGCCGGAACACATGGCTACTGTAAAAGGAGCTACAGAGGCTTCGTGTGCCCTGGACTGGGGAAAGGAAAGCTGAATGATGGCCAGAGCTAAGAAACTATTCAACATCCCACTTTCGAGAGCAACCGTTTTGCAAACAGGAAGAGGCAGCAAGTAGACTTTAGCAAAGGAGTAGCCAAACAAAAGGCCCAGTGCAGGAACCAGAAGCCCCAAAAGGAGCACCTCTAGGCCAGCCATTCTCAGGAACACCAGCCCCATCCTGAAAGCCAGGTAGACCCCCACGAACATTAAAGTCAAACTCAGAGGCCGCACTACTCGTTCTAACCAGATGGCTTTTTTAGGCATTTTGTGCTTAATGAGGACACCAATCGATATTGGCATAAGTATGAAAAGAAGTGTAGACACAATCTTCAAGACAGGAATGTGAAATACACCTGCTATGCCCAGTAGCCGACTGTATAAGTACGAGTTGACAGGCATCATGAGGAGGGCCAGGGACGTTGATGTGCAAGTCATCAAAATGGCCAAAGTGACATCCCCTTCCAGAAGGAGAGCAAAGAGGTagcccccacctcctcctgggcATGTGCAGGTCATTACAAATCCGAAAGCTTGTGCCTTAGGCAAGCCCAAAATCTGAGACAAGAGAAAACCACAGAATGGCATAAGAAAAAACTGTATAACCGCCCCAAGAAGTATTGGCAAAGGTCTCTTCCACGCTGTTTGAAGCACCTGGAACTCAATCTTGCAGCCAAAGgcacatttatttaaaaggatCATCGATAAGACAAGCAGGAAGATGGAGCTATGGACATGGATTGGAGCCTGGAAGAGGCTGTCCTCCGTCTGTGTGAACACTCTCACTCTGACATTCTTTATCTCTTCGATGAGTGTGGTTTGCCTACCTTCAGACTCCCAGAGCTGCAGGGTCAGATTGGTCTCTCCTGGGAAAGTCTTCAGGTGGATGGTGAAGTCTGTGACGCCCAGGGAGGCCTTGGTCACGTTCACCACCTGCAGCACTTTAGGATCCTCTAACTTCACAAGCAGGTAGCTGGAGTGAGgctgtttctctttatagctgGACCTTACAataatgttttcttctgtctttgtaaATGACAGCATTTCTGTATTTTGCATattcagaaaactgagaaatgaCTTCTTTGCTTCTCCTGGGATCACTAACAAAAGTAGAATTATAAAAACTTCGCCAGACATTTTGAAAGTTTAAACAAACCATGTGTGCTTACCCAGttttagtaaaaagaaaagactCTTCTTACAGGTTCAGTCAGTGAAGGCGTATG of Mus pahari chromosome 4, PAHARI_EIJ_v1.1, whole genome shotgun sequence contains these proteins:
- the Slc10a5 gene encoding sodium/bile acid cotransporter 5; translation: MSGEVFIILLLLVIPGEAKKSFLSFLNMQNTEMLSFTKTEENIIVRSSYKEKQPHSSYLLVKLEDPKVLQVVNVTKASLGVTDFTIHLKTFPGETNLTLQLWESEGRQTTLIEEIKNVRVRVFTQTEDSLFQAPIHVHSSIFLLVLSMILLNKCAFGCKIEFQVLQTAWKRPLPILLGAVIQFFLMPFCGFLLSQILGLPKAQAFGFVMTCTCPGGGGGYLFALLLEGDVTLAILMTCTSTSLALLMMPVNSYLYSRLLGIAGVFHIPVLKIVSTLLFILMPISIGVLIKHKMPKKAIWLERVVRPLSLTLMFVGVYLAFRMGLVFLRMAGLEVLLLGLLVPALGLLFGYSFAKVYLLPLPVCKTVALESGMLNSFLALAIIQLSFPQSRAHEASVAPFTVAMCSGCEMLLLLLVYKAKRRSSLSTEYEKTPLV